In Chiroxiphia lanceolata isolate bChiLan1 chromosome 2, bChiLan1.pri, whole genome shotgun sequence, a single genomic region encodes these proteins:
- the LCA5L gene encoding LOW QUALITY PROTEIN: lebercilin-like protein (The sequence of the model RefSeq protein was modified relative to this genomic sequence to represent the inferred CDS: inserted 6 bases in 4 codons) — translation MAAGETLGGPKNIPSSKDTRCSCLTLQSNVTXQDKNAAAQRISSARLHKIKELKNEVFDLQRKIEASSLENHALRQLQWRQSKAIGRYKSSESYFEGLSARHYDEVRNLRQLLRMSQESERNTSKELRKVEGELLKVKDALQALLVLSEDKGLAGREELHHRLLVLTEKLEAKDEEIQSLEMQLKLNNNTFNRQLASESKKALEAGIITQNLKMEINSLHQKIKEKDRQLYIKNIYANRMPKTLKDRIDLVPQEHKVSLSVNRAVQVDKXSFRALLLSQHQDTEKSPIQLIKEKKSSEDKDEEAAANEVNSDAQRTENQSTKKTPVPKTSNRAHRGFMKEKEKXTELLKRELKNLMKTEQGPQSDGVKQQSRGMQWENLKREXKPEEQQINSGKEGNEGAIPNKTPARPKKKYTFSEAVENLHQGLHTSGRNPKAGSQGQAGQGCTETAESRGKNSFGLYEPSFGKDTKPWQEEGAAGAEGRAHMAFAERKKQLMKELFGAGAAQRDNPSSSNMRGTRCKDAG, via the exons ATGGCGGCGGGGGAGACGCTCGGGGGGCC GaagaacattcccagctccaaaGACACACGTTGCTCCTGTTTAACCCTGCAGAGCAACGTGA TCCAGGacaaaaatgcagctgctcAGAGAATCTCATCAGCCAGGCTCCACAAAATCAAAGAGCTGAAGAACGAAGTATTCGACTTGCAGAGGAAAATAGAAGCCTCAAGCTTAGAAAACCACGCCCTGAGGCAGCTCCAGTGGAGACAGTCCAAAGCAATAGGGAGGTACAAAAGCTCAGAGAGTTACTTTGAGGGTCTCTCAGCCAGACATTATGATGAGGTGAGGAATTTAAGGCAGCTCCTGAGGATGTCCCAGGAATCTGAGAGAAACACCTCCAAGGAGCTCAGGAAAGTTGAAGGGGAGCTGCTAAAAGTGAAAGATGCTTTGCAGGCCTTGCTTGTGCTGTCAGAAGACAAAGGTcttgcagggagagaggaactTCACCACAGGCTGTTGGTCCTCACTGAAAAACTGGAAGCAAAGGATGAGGAAATACAG AGTCTTGAAATGCAGCTGAAGCTGAACAACAACACCTTTAATCGTCAGCTGGCAAGTGAGAGCAAAAAAGCTCTGGAAGCTGGAATAATCACACAgaatttgaaaatggaaattaactCCCTGCACCAAAAAATTAAG GAAAAGGACAGGCagctttatataaaaaatatctaTGCAAATAGGATGCCCAAAACCCTGAAGGACAGGATTGATTTGGTACCTCAGGAGCACAAAGTAA GTCTGAGTGTAAACAGAGCAGTACAAGTAGATA AGAGTTTCAgagcactgctgctgtcacagcaccAGGACACAGAAAAAAGCCCAATCCAGCTCATAAAG GAGAAAAAGTCTTCAGAAGACAAGGATGAAGAAGCTGCAGCAAATGAAGTGAACTCAGATGCtcagagaacagaaaatcagTCAACCAAGAAAACACCGGTGCCAAAAACTTCTaacagagcacacagag Gatttatgaaagaaaaggaaaa gacagaattGCTCAAACGGGAGTTGAAAAACCTCATGAAAACTGAACAAGGTCCTCAAAGTGATGGTGTAAAACAACAATCAAGAGGGATGCAGTGGGAGAATTTGAAAAGGGA AAAGCCAGAAGAACAGCAAATTAacagtgggaaggaagggaatgaaGGTGCAATTCCGAACAAAACACCCGCCAGGCcgaaaaaaaaatacacattctcAGAAGCCGTTGAGAATTTGCATCAGGGGCTTCACACGTCAGGTAGAAACCCCAAAGCAGGGagccagggacaggcagggcagggctgcactGAAACAGCTGaatccagagggaaaaattcCTTTGGGCTCTACGAGCCATCCTTTGGTAAAGACACCaagccctggcaggaggagggagccgCCGGAGCGGAAGGACGTGCTCACATGGCGTTtgctgagaggaaaaaacagcttATGAAAGAGCTctttggagcaggagctgctcagagaGACAACCCTTCGAGTTCCAACATGAGAGGAACGAGGTGCAAGGATGCAGGATGA
- the GET1 gene encoding LOW QUALITY PROTEIN: tail-anchored protein insertion receptor WRB (The sequence of the model RefSeq protein was modified relative to this genomic sequence to represent the inferred CDS: inserted 3 bases in 2 codons), producing the protein MAEGGAWLLVLSAVFLCNALKILLPSCSSVISRLLQKDAEQESQMRAEIQTMKQELATISMMDEFARYARLERKINKMTDKLKTHVKARTANWPKIKWVIHIVFYILQAALMISXDWKYYSEPVTVLXSKWLAPLERLVAFPTGVAGGVGITCWLVVCNKVVAIMLHPFS; encoded by the exons ATGGCGGAGGGCGGTGCGTGGCTCCTGGTGCTCAGCGCCGTGTTCCTCTGCAACGCGCTCAAGatcctcctgccctcctgctcctccgTC ATATCCAGGTTGTTGCAAAAGGATGCAGAGCAGGAGTCCCAAATGCGAGCTGAAATTCAGACCATGAAGCAAGAACTTGCAACCATCAGTATGATGGATGAGTTTGCCAGATACGCCCGGCTGGAAAGGAAGATCAACAAAATGACTGACAAGCTCAAAACTCATG tgaaaGCACGAACTGCCAACTGGCCTAAAATAAAGTGGGTTATACATATTGTATTCTACATCTTACAG GCTGCCTTGATGATCTC TGATTGGAAGTACTACTCTGAGCCAGTTACTGTGC CAAGCAAATGGTTGGCTCCTCTGGAGAGGCTGGTGGCCTTCCCTACAGGGGTGGCAG GTGGTGTTGGAATTACCTGCTGGCTCGTGGTTTGCAATAAAGTTGTGGCTATCATGCTGCACCCCTTCAGCTGA